A genomic stretch from Mesotoga sp. Brook.08.105.5.1 includes:
- a CDS encoding lipoate--protein ligase, with amino-acid sequence MSEVGKIPSTIFVESDSFDPWLNLAVEEYLLNSFAKENIVLYLWQNENTVVIGRNQNAWQECRLDNLHRDGGKLARRLSGGGAVFHDLGNLNFTFLLPKREYDLHRQLSVIVDGVKSVGIDAHFSGRNDILAEGRKFSGNAFYHGQYASYHHGTILVDVDTRRLSEYLNVSRAKIESKGVKSVVSRVVNLKELKPDLTIERMKEAMYMGFAEEYGRIHEVLDFDELRKSLDVKSLYGKYSSKEWLLGKSPEFNFKIGNRFSWGGIELLFTSKKGIISDVIVYSDSMDVDFIEQLKRELIRVEFSRVAIMKAIEMLPDCSERNDIIAWLQTTDLN; translated from the coding sequence GTGTCGGAGGTAGGTAAAATCCCTAGTACAATATTTGTTGAATCTGACTCATTTGATCCCTGGCTGAATCTCGCAGTCGAAGAGTATCTTCTAAATTCATTTGCCAAAGAAAACATTGTTCTTTACCTATGGCAAAACGAGAACACGGTAGTGATTGGTCGAAACCAGAACGCTTGGCAGGAATGCAGGCTGGACAACCTTCACAGAGATGGTGGTAAGTTAGCAAGAAGACTATCCGGAGGCGGTGCGGTTTTTCATGATCTTGGAAACCTCAACTTTACCTTCCTCTTGCCAAAAAGAGAGTACGATCTTCACAGGCAACTATCGGTAATTGTGGACGGGGTAAAATCGGTAGGTATAGATGCTCATTTCAGTGGTCGAAATGACATTCTCGCGGAGGGAAGGAAGTTCTCTGGAAATGCTTTCTACCATGGACAGTATGCCTCTTATCACCATGGAACTATCCTCGTTGATGTAGATACGAGAAGACTTTCTGAATATCTGAATGTCTCCAGAGCAAAGATAGAATCGAAGGGAGTTAAGTCTGTCGTTTCTAGAGTAGTGAATCTAAAAGAGCTGAAACCTGACCTTACCATAGAAAGAATGAAAGAGGCAATGTATATGGGGTTCGCTGAAGAATACGGCAGAATACACGAAGTCTTGGATTTTGACGAACTAAGGAAGTCACTCGATGTGAAGTCGCTTTACGGAAAGTATTCTTCTAAGGAATGGCTATTGGGAAAGAGTCCGGAATTCAATTTCAAAATTGGCAATAGGTTTTCCTGGGGAGGTATCGAGCTGCTTTTTACATCGAAGAAGGGAATTATATCCGACGTGATAGTTTATTCAGACTCGATGGATGTGGATTTCATTGAACAACTGAAACGAGAGCTAATCAGAGTTGAGTTTTCCAGAGTTGCCATAATGAAAGCGATTGAAATGCTTCCAGACTGTTCAGAAAGAAACGATATCATTGCGTGGCTTCAGACAACCGATCTGAACTAG
- the nifJ gene encoding pyruvate:ferredoxin (flavodoxin) oxidoreductase, which produces MARVMKTMDGNTAAAHVAYAFTEVAAIYPITPSSSMAELADAWAANGMKNIFGQPVDVIEMQSEAGAAGAVHGSLVAGALTTTFTASQGLLLMVPNMYKIAGELLPGVFHVSARAVAGHALSIFGDHSDVMATRQTGFALLASGSVQEVMDIGSVAHLSAIKSRVPFLHFFDGFRTSSEVQKIEVMDYEDLKRLLDYGALKEFKDRALNPDHPKTMGTAQNPDIFFQAKESSNRFYDAVPDIVADYMEEISKITGRDYKPFVYYGDPNAENVIIAMGSVTDTIEETIDYLMKKGEKVGVIKVHLYRPFSAKHFYDVFPKSVKRIAVLDRTKEPGSLGEPLYEDVKTLFYGEKSAPEVYGGRYGLGSKDTTPSQIKAVYDNLKLSTPKNHFTIGIVDDVTNTSLEIKERINTAPESTIRCKFWGLGSDGTVGANKDAIKIIGDHTDMYAQGYFAYDSKKSGGVTISHLRFGKKPIKSTYLIDEADYVACHKQSYVYQYELLEGLKKGGIFVLNTSWDFEELDKHLPAGMKKYLVENEIKFYSIDATKIAMEIGLGTRINTIMQSAFFKLANVVPIEDAVKYLKDAIVKSYGTKGEKVVQMNYKAVDSGIEALKKIEIPESWKSAKEEVKEEESGRPEFVRNIADVMNRQQGDKLPVSAFVGRENGEFPNGTSAYEKRGIAVMIPEWQIDNCIQCNQCSYVCPHAAIRPFLINEEEENRAPATFEAKKAMGGKTFEGLKYRIQVSPLDCTGCGNCADICPSPNKALVMKPLDTQTEKEVPNWEFATAVSEKKDVMNVETLKGSQFSKPLLEFSGACAGCGETPYAKLVTQLFGDRMLIANATGCSSIWGASAPATPYCKNSNGKGPAWANSLFEDNAEYGFGMAMAVKHGRSKLAGIMEELLKQDIPEDMKTPFKAWLEGMYDAKASKAATLGILNVISKGSRNERVNALLKQIEERKDLLIKKSVWVFGGDGWGYDIGYGGLDHVLASGEDVNVLLFDTEVYSNTGGQSSKSTPRAAVAKFAASGKRTKKKDLGRMAMTYGYVYVAQVAMGADKNQVIKAITEAEKYPGPSLIIAYSPCINHGIKIGMGKTQEQEKRAVASGYWHLYRYNPLLKEQGKSPFILDSKEPKESFVDFLMGEVRYSALKSTFPDIADELFEKAEKDAKERYETYKRLASD; this is translated from the coding sequence ATGGCACGAGTAATGAAAACCATGGACGGTAATACCGCTGCCGCCCATGTTGCTTATGCTTTTACGGAAGTTGCGGCTATTTACCCCATTACGCCTTCGTCATCTATGGCGGAGCTTGCAGATGCTTGGGCAGCAAATGGAATGAAGAATATCTTTGGGCAGCCGGTTGACGTTATAGAAATGCAGTCTGAAGCCGGAGCGGCCGGTGCGGTTCACGGTTCGCTTGTTGCTGGAGCTCTGACGACTACTTTTACGGCGTCACAGGGATTGTTGCTAATGGTCCCGAACATGTATAAGATTGCTGGAGAACTCTTGCCCGGTGTATTCCACGTCAGTGCTAGAGCAGTTGCCGGTCACGCGCTTTCGATTTTCGGTGATCATTCTGATGTAATGGCTACGAGACAGACAGGATTTGCTTTGCTGGCTTCAGGAAGTGTTCAGGAAGTCATGGACATTGGCTCTGTGGCACATCTTTCTGCAATCAAGTCGAGAGTTCCTTTCCTTCATTTCTTTGATGGATTCAGAACTTCCAGTGAAGTTCAGAAGATTGAGGTTATGGATTATGAGGACCTTAAGCGACTTCTCGATTATGGAGCGCTAAAGGAGTTCAAAGACAGGGCTCTCAATCCAGATCACCCCAAGACGATGGGGACGGCCCAGAATCCCGATATTTTCTTCCAGGCGAAGGAATCATCAAATAGATTCTATGACGCTGTTCCTGATATTGTGGCCGATTACATGGAAGAGATTTCGAAGATCACAGGCAGAGATTACAAGCCTTTTGTCTACTATGGTGACCCCAATGCAGAAAACGTTATTATCGCTATGGGTTCTGTCACCGATACGATAGAGGAGACCATTGATTACCTGATGAAGAAGGGTGAAAAGGTAGGAGTCATCAAGGTTCATCTCTACAGACCGTTCTCTGCAAAACACTTCTATGATGTTTTCCCGAAATCAGTCAAGAGAATAGCAGTTCTCGACAGAACTAAAGAGCCGGGTTCTCTTGGAGAGCCACTATATGAAGATGTGAAGACTCTCTTCTATGGTGAAAAGAGCGCTCCCGAGGTTTATGGGGGAAGATACGGACTCGGTTCCAAGGACACAACTCCTTCTCAGATAAAGGCAGTTTACGACAATCTGAAGCTCTCGACACCGAAAAACCACTTCACGATAGGTATCGTAGACGATGTTACCAACACTTCTCTGGAGATCAAAGAGAGAATAAATACCGCTCCAGAAAGCACTATTCGCTGCAAATTCTGGGGTTTGGGTTCCGATGGGACTGTCGGAGCTAACAAAGATGCAATAAAGATAATCGGCGATCATACCGATATGTATGCCCAGGGTTACTTTGCATACGATTCGAAGAAGTCTGGAGGCGTTACGATATCGCATCTTAGATTCGGCAAGAAGCCAATCAAATCCACCTACCTTATAGATGAGGCAGATTATGTTGCTTGCCACAAACAGTCCTATGTGTATCAATATGAATTGCTTGAAGGACTCAAAAAGGGCGGCATTTTCGTTCTTAACACTAGCTGGGATTTCGAGGAGCTTGACAAGCATCTTCCTGCCGGTATGAAGAAATACCTTGTCGAAAACGAGATCAAATTCTACAGCATCGATGCCACTAAGATTGCAATGGAGATTGGGCTTGGCACGAGGATAAATACGATAATGCAGTCGGCATTCTTTAAACTGGCAAATGTCGTACCTATAGAAGACGCAGTTAAGTATCTAAAGGACGCGATCGTGAAGTCTTACGGCACGAAAGGTGAGAAGGTAGTACAGATGAACTACAAGGCAGTAGATAGCGGTATTGAGGCATTGAAGAAGATAGAGATTCCAGAATCCTGGAAGAGTGCGAAAGAAGAAGTTAAAGAAGAAGAATCTGGAAGACCTGAGTTCGTGAGAAACATCGCAGATGTCATGAACAGGCAACAGGGAGACAAATTGCCCGTATCTGCCTTTGTTGGTAGAGAAAACGGAGAGTTCCCAAATGGGACGTCCGCATATGAGAAGCGAGGCATTGCGGTCATGATTCCGGAATGGCAGATCGACAACTGTATTCAGTGTAATCAATGCTCCTATGTCTGCCCACATGCAGCGATCAGGCCGTTCTTGATAAACGAAGAAGAGGAAAATAGGGCTCCTGCAACCTTCGAAGCTAAGAAAGCAATGGGTGGAAAGACTTTCGAGGGGCTGAAGTACAGGATTCAGGTTTCGCCGCTAGACTGCACGGGTTGCGGTAACTGTGCAGATATCTGTCCGTCTCCAAATAAGGCTCTAGTCATGAAACCTCTTGATACGCAGACAGAGAAAGAAGTACCAAACTGGGAATTTGCTACAGCAGTTTCTGAGAAGAAGGATGTCATGAATGTTGAGACACTCAAAGGGAGCCAGTTCTCCAAGCCTCTCCTCGAGTTCTCAGGGGCTTGTGCAGGCTGTGGTGAAACACCTTATGCCAAGCTTGTTACACAGCTATTTGGAGATAGAATGCTTATAGCCAACGCGACCGGTTGTTCCTCAATCTGGGGAGCCTCGGCTCCTGCAACTCCTTACTGCAAGAATAGCAACGGCAAAGGGCCGGCGTGGGCGAATTCTCTGTTCGAAGACAATGCCGAATATGGATTTGGGATGGCGATGGCGGTCAAGCACGGCAGAAGTAAGCTTGCCGGTATAATGGAAGAGCTTCTGAAGCAGGATATTCCCGAGGACATGAAGACGCCTTTCAAGGCTTGGCTTGAAGGAATGTACGATGCAAAAGCCTCAAAGGCAGCTACTCTTGGCATTCTCAATGTGATATCAAAGGGATCAAGAAACGAGAGAGTCAACGCTCTTTTGAAGCAAATTGAGGAAAGAAAGGATCTATTAATTAAGAAATCCGTGTGGGTATTCGGTGGAGACGGCTGGGGCTACGATATCGGTTACGGCGGTCTTGATCATGTACTTGCTTCAGGGGAAGATGTCAATGTTCTTCTATTTGATACCGAAGTATACTCAAACACCGGTGGTCAATCTTCCAAGTCTACGCCTAGAGCTGCTGTAGCGAAGTTTGCAGCTTCTGGAAAGAGAACGAAGAAGAAGGATCTAGGCAGGATGGCAATGACGTATGGATATGTTTATGTGGCCCAGGTCGCAATGGGAGCAGACAAGAATCAGGTGATCAAAGCGATCACTGAGGCTGAGAAATATCCTGGACCGTCTCTAATCATTGCATATTCACCATGTATAAACCACGGAATAAAGATCGGAATGGGAAAAACTCAAGAGCAGGAAAAGAGAGCTGTTGCTTCAGGCTACTGGCATCTTTACAGATACAATCCTCTTCTGAAGGAACAGGGTAAGAGTCCCTTCATTCTTGACTCGAAGGAACCAAAAGAGTCGTTTGTCGACTTCTTGATGGGTGAAGTGAGATACAGCGCTCTTAAATCGACGTTCCCCGATATTGCCGATGAATTGTTCGAGAAGGCTGAGAAAGACGCTAAAGAAAGGTATGAAACATACAAGAGACTTGCCTCTGATTGA
- a CDS encoding ferritin family protein, whose product MNAIDYALKLEKDGKAYYAKQAECAKDEQLKKLFEMLAEDEQRHYEIIRGFEDRNYRYKGTYTFKTTRNMFSEMLKDEKCFEIDATNLDAYEHAVEMEKESIKLYLDQARLTNELSEKEILLKLAAEENKHQIILENLMDFIRKGLDWTESPEFSHLEEWDQFTDLDKY is encoded by the coding sequence ATGAACGCTATCGATTATGCCCTTAAGTTGGAAAAGGACGGCAAGGCTTATTACGCAAAACAGGCAGAATGCGCTAAAGACGAGCAGTTGAAGAAGCTATTCGAGATGCTTGCGGAAGATGAGCAGAGGCACTATGAGATAATAAGGGGTTTTGAGGACAGAAACTACAGGTATAAGGGAACATACACTTTCAAGACTACCAGGAATATGTTCTCGGAGATGCTTAAGGATGAGAAGTGTTTCGAAATCGATGCAACGAATCTTGATGCATACGAGCATGCGGTAGAGATGGAAAAGGAAAGCATCAAACTCTATCTTGATCAGGCAAGACTAACAAACGAGTTATCTGAGAAGGAGATACTTCTTAAACTGGCAGCCGAGGAAAACAAGCATCAGATAATTCTTGAGAATCTAATGGACTTTATCAGAAAGGGCCTTGACTGGACCGAATCGCCAGAGTTCAGCCATCTTGAAGAATGGGATCAGTTCACTGATCTAGACAAGTATTGA
- a CDS encoding sugar phosphate nucleotidyltransferase translates to MILPLGPLSKSNVMLSSLPKCYYWLEGVIDVLIPVILAAGKGRRLKSEVPKPLVKVKGKPMIVHILRKVFSVCDSVNSIVVINPDFESDFRNVLDSNTILAYQDSPKGTADALKRALHLVPEGSEILVMYSDLILITEDSLKALAELHKSNCCDITFLSGVTETKFPYALVERDEYGKVISFKEKKIPDFPPPWEFYIGPIILRKDVVEEYIDNLIPNKDTGEIYISDIVSLSLIEHKSVCGFVTENQEEFLGVNTPEDLEIAEKLLSD, encoded by the coding sequence GTGATTCTTCCTTTAGGGCCACTTTCCAAGAGTAACGTAATGCTCTCTTCACTTCCAAAATGCTATTATTGGTTGGAAGGAGTGATAGATGTGCTGATTCCCGTAATCCTCGCAGCCGGAAAGGGGAGAAGACTGAAGTCGGAAGTCCCTAAGCCCCTGGTCAAAGTGAAAGGCAAGCCGATGATCGTTCACATCCTAAGAAAGGTTTTTTCAGTATGCGATAGCGTCAATTCAATAGTAGTAATAAATCCGGACTTCGAAAGCGATTTTCGGAATGTGCTCGATAGCAATACCATACTTGCATATCAAGATTCGCCTAAGGGAACTGCAGATGCGCTGAAAAGAGCACTTCACTTGGTCCCGGAAGGTTCTGAGATTCTGGTGATGTATTCTGATCTCATTCTGATCACGGAAGATTCCCTTAAGGCCCTTGCTGAACTCCATAAGAGTAATTGCTGTGATATAACATTTCTTTCCGGAGTAACCGAAACCAAATTTCCATATGCTCTTGTTGAGCGTGACGAATACGGTAAGGTAATCTCCTTCAAGGAAAAAAAGATTCCTGACTTCCCGCCTCCCTGGGAGTTCTACATTGGACCAATAATTCTGAGAAAAGATGTGGTCGAAGAATATATCGACAATCTGATACCAAATAAGGATACCGGAGAAATTTACATTTCCGATATTGTGTCTCTATCGTTGATTGAACATAAGTCTGTATGCGGCTTTGTAACCGAGAATCAAGAGGAATTCTTGGGGGTTAACACTCCTGAGGATCTTGAAATTGCAGAAAAACTTCTCTCCGACTGA
- a CDS encoding MgtC/SapB family protein, whose protein sequence is MEYLDLCLRLFCALVAGAMIGVTRERIYKPAGLRTHSLICVGAAFITVLSTTVFVTAEHGDPGRVAAQIVSGIGFLGAGTILKKGFSVKGLTTAATLWVTAAVGMGFGSGEYLLSTVVTVFAIMIVLFLKRIELFTGGRNLPRILIVASNTEEMSRRISEWFKDNGLTVESMEVEDDEENLTLLIEISKSDAIKIKNLMVGLSRLRGIRSVELR, encoded by the coding sequence TTGGAATATTTGGATCTGTGTTTGAGGCTATTCTGTGCTCTTGTTGCAGGAGCGATGATAGGAGTGACAAGAGAGAGAATATACAAGCCGGCAGGACTCAGGACACACTCTCTCATCTGTGTTGGTGCTGCTTTCATTACGGTGCTTTCTACAACAGTATTTGTAACCGCAGAACACGGTGACCCTGGCCGAGTTGCGGCTCAAATTGTCTCTGGAATAGGATTTTTGGGAGCGGGAACGATCCTGAAAAAGGGTTTTTCGGTCAAGGGTCTTACAACGGCAGCAACGCTTTGGGTAACTGCAGCGGTTGGCATGGGATTCGGAAGCGGTGAATATCTATTGTCCACCGTAGTGACCGTATTCGCAATAATGATCGTGCTTTTTCTGAAGAGGATAGAGCTTTTCACCGGCGGAAGAAATCTGCCGAGAATCCTAATAGTTGCGAGTAATACTGAGGAAATGTCCAGAAGAATCTCAGAATGGTTCAAGGACAATGGATTGACAGTAGAATCTATGGAAGTTGAAGACGATGAAGAAAACCTCACATTGCTAATTGAGATAAGCAAAAGCGATGCTATAAAAATCAAGAATCTTATGGTTGGTTTGTCGAGATTAAGGGGCATCAGAAGTGTGGAGCTTCGATAA
- a CDS encoding PHB depolymerase family esterase, whose translation MFKTMMIIGTLLAMGFSLVSGTKKGVDEVMTIEHDGRTRQTIIHLPPEIKDEKLPVVLVFHGLFGNGNYTKNTYGITEVADKEGFMSVYPEGTGPLNSVFLSWNSGFCCGYAMENNVDDVSYIYELIVEIINSYPVDETRVYLVGLSNGGMLAYRLVSCYPELFAACAIVSSSPAGGTDENSIVMIHPPDRGVPLIVFHGMKDPIIPFEGGFSSSSEANGMYFPPVEESVEFWATKMGASTVQETQHENGLVILKEYTGKDERSLVHFYMITDGDHTWPGREKGLDALNSSSEATIKASEMIWEFFRDKSLR comes from the coding sequence GTGTTCAAGACAATGATGATAATCGGCACTCTTCTGGCCATGGGATTCTCCCTCGTCAGTGGCACGAAAAAGGGAGTAGATGAGGTTATGACGATAGAGCATGACGGCAGAACGAGACAAACCATAATTCATCTACCTCCGGAAATCAAAGATGAGAAGTTGCCGGTAGTTCTTGTCTTTCATGGCCTCTTTGGCAATGGCAATTACACAAAGAACACTTACGGAATAACGGAAGTTGCTGATAAAGAGGGTTTCATGTCAGTCTATCCTGAGGGAACAGGCCCTTTGAACAGCGTTTTCTTGAGCTGGAACTCAGGTTTCTGTTGTGGATATGCTATGGAGAACAATGTTGATGATGTTTCGTACATTTACGAGCTTATTGTCGAAATAATTAACAGTTATCCCGTTGACGAGACCAGAGTCTATCTTGTCGGTCTTTCTAATGGGGGTATGCTCGCCTATCGGCTTGTATCATGCTATCCTGAGCTATTTGCAGCATGCGCAATTGTCTCTTCTTCTCCGGCAGGTGGAACCGATGAAAATTCCATAGTTATGATACATCCTCCGGATAGAGGAGTTCCGCTGATAGTGTTCCATGGGATGAAAGACCCAATAATACCCTTTGAGGGAGGTTTTTCGAGCAGCTCCGAAGCCAACGGAATGTATTTTCCCCCGGTAGAAGAATCTGTGGAATTCTGGGCAACCAAGATGGGAGCAAGTACCGTACAGGAGACACAGCATGAAAATGGACTGGTCATACTGAAAGAATACACCGGGAAAGACGAGAGGAGTCTTGTCCATTTCTATATGATAACTGACGGTGATCACACCTGGCCGGGGAGAGAAAAAGGACTAGATGCTCTCAACAGCTCGTCTGAGGCCACAATAAAAGCCAGCGAAATGATCTGGGAGTTTTTCAGAGACAAATCCTTAAGGTAA
- a CDS encoding methyltransferase domain-containing protein, giving the protein MSLDWIDVTDIDIKTLLLLEKHNISHLERNHSDQRSLAVVLKANPEILWYFKMILPERAETFKRMVENVSEDLSREEIRKAELELLKNVNDWIVYAVDPSVYDSLEFTKWDNRLLTDLVSFRGKRVVDLGAGSGRLSFFAASEGASVVYAVEPMRTLREYLKTRARAKGLSDFYVVDGLTEDIPFERDFADVVISGHVFGDFMEKEFSEMYRVTKPEGEIVLFPSNRDSDDRIHSFLLEKGFEWGRFKEPGAGLVRWYLFKVNKILP; this is encoded by the coding sequence TTGTCTCTTGACTGGATAGATGTGACAGACATTGACATCAAGACTCTTCTGTTGTTGGAAAAGCACAATATTTCTCATCTTGAAAGAAACCATTCAGATCAAAGATCGCTTGCAGTGGTTCTGAAGGCCAATCCAGAAATTCTATGGTATTTCAAGATGATTCTGCCTGAGAGGGCTGAGACATTCAAAAGAATGGTAGAAAACGTCTCGGAAGACCTTTCTCGAGAAGAGATCAGAAAAGCAGAATTGGAGTTGCTGAAGAATGTGAATGACTGGATAGTGTACGCCGTTGATCCGTCGGTGTACGACTCTCTCGAATTCACGAAGTGGGATAACAGATTATTGACTGACTTAGTTAGCTTTAGAGGCAAGAGAGTCGTCGATTTGGGTGCGGGTAGCGGCAGACTGTCATTCTTTGCGGCGAGCGAGGGCGCATCAGTCGTTTATGCCGTTGAGCCAATGAGAACTCTGAGGGAGTACCTGAAGACAAGGGCAAGAGCGAAAGGATTAAGTGACTTCTATGTTGTGGATGGCTTAACAGAGGATATTCCCTTTGAGAGAGATTTCGCAGATGTTGTTATTTCCGGTCATGTCTTTGGTGACTTCATGGAGAAGGAATTCAGTGAAATGTATAGGGTAACAAAACCGGAGGGCGAAATCGTTCTGTTTCCGAGTAATAGAGATTCAGACGATCGTATTCACTCTTTTCTTCTCGAGAAGGGATTTGAATGGGGCAGATTCAAAGAACCTGGTGCGGGCCTTGTGAGATGGTACCTATTTAAGGTGAACAAGATATTACCTTAA
- a CDS encoding DUF6305 family protein: MRKIILGFLVMLILVLPCSALFSVETEMPVVQPPMVVTTMGQSPGALMFRLVCTRSQIACVQEDLLTAEQLSEMAAGENAPKTLVITTGTSLKGMGAAGIDMNFEVKRVEALISKAKELGMTIIGAHIEGMARRVDSTDERSINTVIPKSDLILVIADSDSDGFFTNYSEKNGIPLIKVKESLDIGPALKELFESE, encoded by the coding sequence GTGAGAAAGATTATCCTGGGATTTCTAGTAATGCTGATTTTAGTTTTGCCGTGCTCTGCCCTTTTCTCAGTGGAGACTGAGATGCCGGTCGTTCAGCCACCTATGGTTGTAACCACTATGGGGCAGAGTCCGGGTGCTTTGATGTTCAGACTGGTGTGTACAAGAAGCCAGATCGCCTGTGTTCAGGAGGATCTCTTGACTGCCGAACAGCTTTCCGAGATGGCGGCAGGAGAAAATGCTCCAAAGACATTGGTTATAACCACAGGAACGAGCCTCAAAGGAATGGGAGCCGCCGGTATTGATATGAATTTCGAGGTTAAAAGGGTTGAAGCTCTTATTTCTAAGGCTAAAGAACTCGGAATGACAATTATTGGTGCACACATTGAGGGGATGGCGCGCCGTGTAGATTCTACTGACGAAAGGTCGATAAATACAGTCATTCCAAAATCCGATTTGATTCTTGTCATCGCTGACAGCGATTCAGATGGTTTCTTCACGAACTACTCTGAAAAGAATGGAATACCTCTGATCAAGGTGAAGGAATCGTTGGACATCGGTCCCGCTCTAAAAGAGCTGTTTGAGTCGGAGTGA
- a CDS encoding C4-dicarboxylate ABC transporter gives MYFHAGLILAVIAVSFGIAKALKLSVELSMLVAAIAAAIVHSGGAIPVRHLVEGSFTYLDVCLIFITATFFMNLIKESGGVAFLVRRIVTAFHKSRALCLFFLTLLLLIPGALTGSGATTVLTVGTLVGTVLTYMGISEKRVAAIIFVCAAMSAAAPPVNLWAMMAAAGSNMPYVGFFIPLLVLSLAGSLFAMFFLGGKGKPVELGEALKELPEPPAKMNWIRVGIPFVVLIFLIMAGRIWPHSIPTLGLPFMFVVASVFAILLSPKKLEILKIATNTINTLIPLVGIMIVVGILIQIMALSGARGLISLAVVTLPMWVLFAALWLILPVSEGLLQYAVAPLLGVPLILLFNMKGMDAIIALSAMAVMWPVGDILPPTAVVGRATVMELKFKGHYYKDFLKTSLVPMGFILLITTLFLIFSNELSFLVGG, from the coding sequence GTGTACTTCCACGCTGGTCTAATACTTGCCGTAATTGCCGTCTCTTTCGGGATTGCAAAGGCACTTAAACTTAGTGTTGAACTCTCGATGTTAGTTGCTGCAATCGCAGCGGCCATTGTACATTCTGGTGGAGCTATTCCCGTTCGTCATCTGGTTGAAGGCTCTTTCACTTATCTTGATGTCTGTTTGATCTTTATCACTGCTACTTTCTTCATGAATCTGATAAAGGAGTCCGGGGGAGTCGCCTTTCTGGTAAGGCGTATAGTTACTGCCTTCCACAAGAGCAGAGCGCTCTGCCTTTTCTTCCTGACTCTTCTCCTGTTAATTCCCGGTGCTTTGACTGGTTCTGGTGCTACCACAGTGCTCACGGTCGGTACGCTGGTTGGGACAGTTCTCACCTACATGGGAATATCTGAGAAACGAGTAGCAGCGATAATTTTCGTTTGTGCTGCAATGAGTGCCGCCGCACCTCCTGTTAACCTCTGGGCGATGATGGCAGCCGCAGGTTCTAACATGCCTTATGTAGGCTTCTTCATTCCGCTCCTTGTCCTGTCGCTTGCGGGGTCTCTGTTTGCGATGTTCTTCTTGGGAGGAAAGGGCAAGCCTGTAGAGTTAGGAGAAGCTTTGAAGGAGCTGCCTGAACCGCCTGCGAAGATGAACTGGATAAGGGTAGGAATTCCCTTCGTGGTCCTAATATTCTTGATCATGGCGGGACGGATATGGCCCCACTCAATTCCTACGCTGGGGTTGCCTTTCATGTTCGTTGTAGCATCTGTATTTGCGATTCTCCTCAGTCCCAAGAAGTTGGAGATTCTAAAAATAGCGACAAACACTATAAACACTTTGATCCCTCTTGTAGGAATCATGATAGTTGTGGGTATTTTGATACAGATAATGGCTTTGAGTGGCGCAAGAGGGTTGATCTCTCTGGCCGTAGTGACACTGCCTATGTGGGTTCTGTTTGCTGCACTCTGGCTAATATTGCCTGTTTCTGAAGGGTTGCTCCAATACGCGGTTGCACCGCTTCTCGGAGTTCCCCTTATACTTTTGTTCAACATGAAAGGTATGGACGCAATAATCGCTCTTTCTGCAATGGCAGTAATGTGGCCAGTGGGAGATATTCTTCCCCCTACTGCAGTTGTTGGAAGGGCAACGGTTATGGAGCTCAAGTTCAAGGGTCACTACTATAAGGATTTCTTGAAGACTTCGCTTGTTCCAATGGGGTTTATTCTGCTGATCACTACACTGTTCTTGATCTTCAGTAATGAACTTTCCTTCTTGGTTGGCGGGTGA